The sequence ATGGGCAGAAAGTTGGGTGGTGAGGAAGTCTCTCGGTAAGGCAGCTGCGCCTAATCCAAAGAGTGGGTTTTCTTTGGCGGCGCGCAATATATAGGGCCAAAGAAAGTCCCGACCCGAGTTTGCCCGGTGGCCGGATAACTCCATTATTTTCGCAGATAAGCTTGCTGCTAGCGGGGAAGTGTTTATGTTCAAAAAGAACCAGAGTGTGGCACCGATGGTCGCGACAGACGCGAAGATCCCGATAAACATATAGGTGCGACTGCGCAGTTTCATCGAACAAACGAAAGCTATTAAGAAAAGTGCTGAGTAGACAATGAGGGAACGGACATTATATATAAGTGCTAGCGAACCACTGAACGCAAAGAATGCTAGGGCAACCGCCCACGCAGTTCTTGGTGAAGTGTCAGCGCGCCGAAGAATACAAACGAGAGCGACTGCAGATGCGTAAACCATTGCACTGGCTGTGGCATTCTTGGGTAATTCCGCGACCGCGATAGCCAATAGATCGACGGTCACGAGTGTAAATAGCAAAACCCTGAACCAGGTGAATGACAAAAATGCCGCGCCATACATTACGAACGCTAAAAGGACTGTAGCGGTTGATGCAACGGCTACAGTATGCTCCAGGCCTCGGCTACGATTATATGTAAACGCAGCACTCAGTGCATACAGACCAACGAATACCAATACGAATGTGGTCGGCCAGATTATTTGGTCGATCCGCGCAAGCAATATCGGTGTGAGGGTCGCGGTGAAAGCTACCAGAAGCCATCCGCGGGAATCGCTGAGCGTCGCCGCAACAGCTGGGTATGAGATAACGAGCAATGCTAACGGCGCGACCACGGCGGCTACTCGAGAGTAGCGCTTCTCGAGGGAAGTGAGATGCTGCGAGTTGTCCAAGGAATGAGGGTTGCGCTTCTTTAATTCGCTCGCCTTAGGTCGCACATCCTCCCGCAGTCGATTCGATCCCTGATTGCGGCCCTGACCCGTCATTGGGCGAGGCACCGTAACATGTGAGGCATGCCACTCCGTCGGCGTGAGTATATAAGGTTCGGTCCACTATAAGGTGTTAAGGTCATGACTTCAGGCTCTTTGCTGCTTTCACTCTTCAGGCAGTATGCCGCGTAAGTACCATTTGGGGGTTGATCTCTGAATCCATCGGGTGGGACACGTGGTGGCCGGCAACAGGGAGCCGCGGGTTACATGCGATTGCCAGCCAGCTACGGCAATGCCAGCCAACGAGCACTTGGGTGCGACACGCGCCGCGGACCTGCGACCTTTGCCAACGGCTACCACGCTAGGTCCCTCACAGCTCCATAGCAGGGTTTTAGGATGCTTAGAACAAACACCTGGATCGGCAACACGGGTAGGTTCCGTCGGGGCGGCCGTGTCGGATTGGTCAAGCGTGGTGTAGTCGCTGTACAAGTCGGCTTCTATGTACTTTGGTTGCGCGGAATCAACCTGTTCTCGCTGCGCCGGGTGACGGGCGACTGCGATGTCGACGTGTCATTAACAACCTACGGGAACCGCGTGCGATCGGTTTGGAGCACTGTGGAATCCATCGGACGCGGGACCGTGCGGCCACGCCGAATTATCCTCTGGATCGAAGATCCGTCGATCGTCGCGAATCCGCCTGCCCCACTGCGCCGATTGAGACGGCGGGGGCTCGAAATCAAGCAATGCGACGACTTCGGACCTCACAAGAAGTACTATCCATACCTCCTGGAAGGCGAACCAACTCGTACTTTAGTCACTGCCGACGATGACATGTACTATCCGCGCCGCTGGCTTGAAAACCTGCTTGCTGCGCATCGAGATGGCGAAGTAACCGCATACCGGGCGCGCTTACGTACGGACGGACCATACGCGAGTTGGCCCGCATGCACGACGGACAAGCCGTCCGACCGAGTGTTTGCTACTGGGGTCTCCGGAGTGGCATATCCGTCTAGTCTGCTGTCTGCACTGCGCGCGCGAGGTGATTCGTTCATGGACATATGTCCTCGTGCGGACGATTTTTGGCTGCACTTCGCAGCACTCGCAACGGGTCTAACCATCCGGCAAGTCGCAAACTTTCCTGCAGACTGGTGGCCGCAGCTCCGACTCGCGGGAACCGGGCTGTGGCCAGAAAACTTGAAAGAAGGCGGGAATGATGCGATCGCTGCCCAAACTGCGCGAGCCTGGCTACGCCACTGAGGATGCGAACCTCGACACATTCACCCGTCGCGGCGCGACCGGGGCCTCAGCTCCATGGCTCTGTTGATGATCGGCCCTAGGTCGATACTGCCCGATAGCACCGGTATGGATTCCCACACCCTGCCCAGGACGGTTGCGAGGATCAAACAGTGCTTCAACGGCCTTACTGCTCGGATTTTCCATCTTCAACTCGAGCCACGCCAGGGGCAAGCGCTCGTACATTGCTGGCTCCAAATTCTCTGCACTAACGTCTCGGACGACGCCGTGCGCAGCCCTGTGATATCGCTACGTACGCCGCGTCCAAGCCAGGAAACAGACGACTCGCGGTATTCGCGGCTAATGCGTTTAGAAAGCAAATAAATGTGCGTTAACGTGCTTGCAATTTTCTGCGTGATCAAGACCTCAACTTAGATTTTAGTTCGAAGTCGATCACGTGACCACAAGGAGCGGCTCCTGAACGAGATCGTACGACATATCATCACCGCCCTTTTCGGCCGAGGCATACTGCGCCTAGCCCAATTTGTTGCGTTTCTATTTCTAGCTCGTCTCATGTCACCGGCCGAATTTGGATGGTTCGGAATAATTACGACCACGATCGGCATTGCCGGCATGCTAGGAAGCCTGGGGTTACGTCAAGCCTTCGCCTACGAAATCGGTCAGCACTACCGATCATCAGGTGAAGCCGCAGGCACCGCACTCGCCGTTTGGTTGCCGTTAGCCGCTGCTACTACAGCTGTTGTGTATCTCCTATACGGCCGAGAATTGCCGCGCTTTTCACCGCCTGAGGCTGCCGCCATGATCATGCTAGGCGTAAGCACCTTGCTGCTTCTGATGTTTTGTCAAGGTATTTTCTTAGGACGCGGCGATATTCGCGCTTATACGATAAGCGAAACCATTCCTCGCCTGGTGTTGATGGCGGTTGTAATCCTATGTGCCGCTTTTATCGTCATAGACCTGCAAGTCGCACTGTGGGCGTTCAGCGGAGGCACAGCCGTAGCCGCGGTCTACAGTGTGTATGTTGTATTGCAAGATACTGACAAAATTGCGACACGATTCCGCCGATTCAGTGTAACCGTACGGTATGGACTTATTAGTGCGGTCAATGCGTCGCTGGTTGCGCTGAGCGCGCGCTTATCAATGTTCGTCATCGAGCACTATTCAGACGCAGCAGCCGCAGGAACATTTTATGCAGCCGCTCGCGTCAACGAGACCATACTCGAGGCGGCCACCGTCGTAGGTATGGTTTTATTCTCAAACGCAGCTCGCCAGAATAAGCATTCCGGGACCTTCACCCGTAATGCCAAAATTGCTTCTTGGATGTTGTGGCTGTTTTTCGTACTTGGTGGAGTCGTAGCACTTGCTGCGCCCTTAGTTATAACGGCATTGGTCGGCTCAGATTACGCCGCAGCGGTCCCAGCTTTACAGATACTTGCCCTTAGCTTTGGCCCGACGGCCGCGACCCGGGTAATTTATCCAACCCTTTCCGGCAGCGGAGCCCCCCATTTCGGAACTCCGATCATCATCTTCAGCCTCGTGGTGAATACAGTCCTCGCGATGGTCATGGTACCTACGATGGGTATCAATGGCGGTGCCATCGCAATGGTTGTCGGGCAGTTCGTACTGTTCTTTGGTTATGTGATCGCCTGCCGCACGAATTTTGGCATCAATATTCGTGACTTGCTGCTTCCCCGCCGGAAAGATGTACAGCGCATGTTTGTTTATTTGTCGCGAAAATATCGGTAACGGTTAACTCCTGAAATCCTTATTCCCTGCCGCCGAACTGAAATTGTCTGAACACCCGCGAGCGCGCCGGGAGCGGACATCCAATTGTGGTCACGCACTTGGCGCGGAAGCCCGACCTTATCCCACTCAAGCCCATTCGGCTCACAACAGCCATCAGCTTGCCCGCGTTCGGGGTGCCCGCGCAGATTGACTTTCCCAGCCGAGCGCATCACGAATGGGGGTCCGTTGGTTTGGCGTTTAATTTCGCGCGCAACGACCTTCATGGTCCTGCGTTAGGGCTGCGAAACGTTCCGCGCGCTATGTCTATCCACTACGCCTCGAGCACATAGCTCTTCGAAGATTCGCGCAGCGACGGCGCCGTCGGCAGCTGCGAGTCCGAGGTGGTCGGCAACTTCAAGGCGCTTCGCCTGTGAAAGCTTGCCGCTCGACTGCACGTCGGAAACATAGAGCTCAACATCCCGTGCATTCCTGATCCGAGGGCCAGGTAACCAGCTCATTGCATCAGGCGGGTCAAAGCCCCGATTCGAGCTGTACGCTTCTTCATCCGGCACGATGAAAGCGATCGGTCGATCCAGTGACAGATAGTCAATCCACACGCTTGAATAGTCAGTTAACAAGCCACTGGATAGGCCTATCAATTGGTATAGAAGCAGGCCCGCTGACAGCAGATCGTCGTTTGTGACTGTGATTGCCCCAGGGATGTGATGGCTATCAGCATCGCTTGGGTGCGGTTTAACGACGGTCTGAATTCCTGCGCGAGATAGACCGGCGATCGTCATTTGTGCGAGATCATTAGTATCTTGAATGGCCGCAGACATATCGGCATAGCCTCCATTAGAATCGGCTAACCGAACACTACGGCGAAATGTGGGCATCCAGATCACGAATGGTCGGCTAGGGTCAATTCCGAGTGGCAGAGCTTGACTCCGATTGCCTTGGCCGAATTGGTCGATCCGCGGACAGCCGGTAACGAGCAATCCATCGTCGGGAAGGCGACACCTCTCGGCCATGATTAACCCAATCTTCTTGGTTCCAGCGATAAGAAAATCTGAATGTACCAGCGGTCGACCCCGCGAGTCTGTCAAGACTCCGGCCTTCAGCGGATCTCCGTGCCACAGATTGACCAAGGTCTTCCGTGGCACGCGCCGCGGACATCCATAGACTCCGTGCGTGAACATCGCAACTTCGGCCGTTACAAATGCCCTCAGACCTGTTAGTGACCGATGCGCAATCGCGTTTAACCTTTCGCCCTCGATATTAGCGGATCGCAAGACGCGCCTCGCCACTTCGGGGTCAGCAACCAAGAAGTAAACCTGCCCCGGATATCGCGCGGTGATAGCTCTCACCATCTCTATCGCATTTCCCTCAGAGTCGGGGTATCCGAAAATGGCGATATGCGGTCGCCTGGGTGTGACCAACATGAGGAGCGATACCGCCCAGTGCTTTATCAGCCGTGCAACTTTCCGTTTCCAGGACAAATAGCTTCAGGCTCCGATCATCCGCCAGGTTTTCTCATCACACTACGACAGGTTTTCTCATCACACTACGAACGAGATTATCAGGCGGCGGGGCTAACCGAAGCACAGAGGAACCGCTTTAAGCTCCCGGCTCTCCGCGGTTTCTTCGATGGCGTGCCATTATAGGCTGGGGTCTCGTGTGTCACCCCGCGTGAGGATTCGATCATGCCTCCACTCCCCTGCCAACGATCCAACATCACGGTGACCGGTGGCTAACGCAAGCGATTCTGGCGACATTCGATACGATCGCTCCGGTGAAGCCGTTTTCGCGTTACAATCAGTTTATCCACAGCAGCGAACCAGTTTGCCGTTTCCCGCGGTTCAAACGTGAAGCTCGATAGTCGACAAATTCGATGGCCACTCATAGCTTCGACTCTTTCTGGCGTCAGCTATCGAAGCCGTAAGCTTCGAGCGGGTAACCCGCTTCGGATCAAGGCGATGGGAGATGGACTACATTGAAACCATTAGTGTCGGTGATCACACCTACGTTCAACTGTCGCAACTACGTCGAGGAAGCAATCGCTTCGGTGCAGTCTCAGACTTACGATAACTGGGAGCTAGTAATAGTTGATGACTGCTCGGAAGATCATACTTTTGAGCTAGTACAGCGTGTCGCGCAGAATGAGCCCAGAATCCGGCTGTTTCGTCACGAAATCCGCAAAGGCGCAGGGCCTGCTCGCACCCGAGCGCTAGAGGAAGCGAAGGGACGCTTCATCGCATATCTCGATGCGGATGATATCTGGTATCCGCGTAAGCTCGAGGTACAAGTTAATTTTATGATCGAAAATTGCTGTGGCTTCTCTTGCACATCGTATGAGGTTATAAGTGACAGCGGCAAGCGGATGAATAAGTCGGTTCATATGTTACCGAGAGCTGGCTACCTTGATTATCTAACAAATAATCTCCTGCAGACGGTGGGGATAATGATCGATACGGATGTCGTGCCCAAAGACCTGCTGCGCATGCCGCCTTTGGAGCGCCGTCAGGACGTAGCTACTTGGCTGCAAATACTGAAAGCTGGCCATATTAACTACGGCTTACCAGAAGTGTTGGCCCAGTATCGGAGGTCCAAGAATTCACTTTCCAGCAACAAGTTTAAAGCTGTACGGGGAATCTGGACTCTATATCGCGACGTCGAAGAGCTTCCATTGCTCTTTAGCTACTATTGTTTTGCTCGCTACGCCGTATTGGCCGTCTGGAAACGATTGTATCTCAATCGGATGCGTCGTCTCGATAGCCCTGCTTCGTCGACGATTCCGTCAGTAAGCGCCGCTGCGTCCGAATACCACCTGAGGCGTTTGAGCGATGATCCGCAGGTCCCACATCAGAGACCATGAGCGGACGTATACGGAATCGAGATGCTGAAGGTCCGCGTAAGTGAGGTCGCTACGGCCGCAGACCTGCCAGAGCCCTGTTATTCCCGGCTTGACATCGAGGCGAGCCAGCGCGGCGCCGTCAATACGAGCGGACTCCTCGACGGGTAATGGCCGTGGCCCGACCAAGGACATTTCTCCGCGAACCACGTTGATAAGTTGAGGAAGTTCATCAAGACTCGTCTTGCGGATG comes from Mycolicibacterium pulveris and encodes:
- a CDS encoding O-antigen ligase family protein — translated: MDNSQHLTSLEKRYSRVAAVVAPLALLVISYPAVAATLSDSRGWLLVAFTATLTPILLARIDQIIWPTTFVLVFVGLYALSAAFTYNRSRGLEHTVAVASTATVLLAFVMYGAAFLSFTWFRVLLFTLVTVDLLAIAVAELPKNATASAMVYASAVALVCILRRADTSPRTAWAVALAFFAFSGSLALIYNVRSLIVYSALFLIAFVCSMKLRSRTYMFIGIFASVATIGATLWFFLNINTSPLAASLSAKIMELSGHRANSGRDFLWPYILRAAKENPLFGLGAAALPRDFLTTQLSAHNYYLQVYLQVGILGLSVLLVFLLYLWGILSRANTAAGRFGSALFLMFVIHNGTEVLMFQNATLVSVPAWCAIGIAISIERNVTRSERNDVRRDLSRNDSGTMRQALNSKA
- a CDS encoding lipopolysaccharide biosynthesis protein, which encodes MTALFGRGILRLAQFVAFLFLARLMSPAEFGWFGIITTTIGIAGMLGSLGLRQAFAYEIGQHYRSSGEAAGTALAVWLPLAAATTAVVYLLYGRELPRFSPPEAAAMIMLGVSTLLLLMFCQGIFLGRGDIRAYTISETIPRLVLMAVVILCAAFIVIDLQVALWAFSGGTAVAAVYSVYVVLQDTDKIATRFRRFSVTVRYGLISAVNASLVALSARLSMFVIEHYSDAAAAGTFYAAARVNETILEAATVVGMVLFSNAARQNKHSGTFTRNAKIASWMLWLFFVLGGVVALAAPLVITALVGSDYAAAVPALQILALSFGPTAATRVIYPTLSGSGAPHFGTPIIIFSLVVNTVLAMVMVPTMGINGGAIAMVVGQFVLFFGYVIACRTNFGINIRDLLLPRRKDVQRMFVYLSRKYR
- a CDS encoding CDP-glycerol glycerophosphotransferase family protein; protein product: MLVTPRRPHIAIFGYPDSEGNAIEMVRAITARYPGQVYFLVADPEVARRVLRSANIEGERLNAIAHRSLTGLRAFVTAEVAMFTHGVYGCPRRVPRKTLVNLWHGDPLKAGVLTDSRGRPLVHSDFLIAGTKKIGLIMAERCRLPDDGLLVTGCPRIDQFGQGNRSQALPLGIDPSRPFVIWMPTFRRSVRLADSNGGYADMSAAIQDTNDLAQMTIAGLSRAGIQTVVKPHPSDADSHHIPGAITVTNDDLLSAGLLLYQLIGLSSGLLTDYSSVWIDYLSLDRPIAFIVPDEEAYSSNRGFDPPDAMSWLPGPRIRNARDVELYVSDVQSSGKLSQAKRLEVADHLGLAAADGAVAARIFEELCARGVVDRHSARNVSQP
- a CDS encoding glycosyltransferase family 2 protein, translated to MSVITPTFNCRNYVEEAIASVQSQTYDNWELVIVDDCSEDHTFELVQRVAQNEPRIRLFRHEIRKGAGPARTRALEEAKGRFIAYLDADDIWYPRKLEVQVNFMIENCCGFSCTSYEVISDSGKRMNKSVHMLPRAGYLDYLTNNLLQTVGIMIDTDVVPKDLLRMPPLERRQDVATWLQILKAGHINYGLPEVLAQYRRSKNSLSSNKFKAVRGIWTLYRDVEELPLLFSYYCFARYAVLAVWKRLYLNRMRRLDSPASSTIPSVSAAASEYHLRRLSDDPQVPHQRP